One genomic window of Caballeronia sp. SBC1 includes the following:
- a CDS encoding zinc-dependent alcohol dehydrogenase family protein, which produces MKALVYHGPGSKSLDERPMPELLSATDAIVKVTRTTICGTDLHILKGDVPTCEPGRILGHEGVGIIEHVGAAVSTFKPGDHVLISCITSCGKCDYCRRGMYSHCTTGGWILGNKIDGTQAEYVRIPHAETSLYPIPAGADEEALVMLSDILPTGFECGVLNGKVQPGSTVAIVGSGPIGLAALLTAQFYAPAQIIMIDRDANRLEVARTFGATACVNNLSGDPVAEIMKLTGGIGVDCAIEAVGVPASFELCESIIAPGGTIANVGVHGVKVDLHMECLWDRNITITTRLVDTVSTPMLLKTVRSGRLEAGKLITHRFALNDVLKAYETFSQAADTHALKVIIEA; this is translated from the coding sequence ATGAAGGCACTCGTGTATCACGGACCCGGCAGTAAATCCCTCGACGAACGACCAATGCCAGAGCTCCTTTCGGCGACGGACGCCATCGTCAAGGTCACGCGCACGACAATCTGCGGTACGGACCTGCACATCCTGAAAGGTGACGTGCCAACTTGTGAACCGGGCCGCATCCTGGGACACGAGGGCGTTGGCATAATCGAGCACGTAGGCGCCGCGGTTTCGACATTCAAACCCGGCGATCACGTCCTGATTTCCTGCATCACGTCGTGCGGAAAATGTGATTATTGCCGCCGCGGCATGTACTCCCATTGCACGACAGGCGGCTGGATTCTCGGCAACAAGATTGACGGCACGCAAGCCGAATATGTGCGTATCCCGCACGCGGAAACGAGCTTGTATCCCATTCCCGCCGGTGCCGATGAGGAAGCGCTGGTCATGCTCTCGGACATCCTTCCAACCGGTTTCGAGTGCGGCGTGCTGAACGGAAAAGTGCAGCCGGGCAGCACGGTTGCCATTGTCGGCTCGGGACCCATTGGCCTTGCCGCGTTGCTCACGGCGCAGTTCTACGCACCGGCGCAGATCATTATGATCGACCGCGATGCAAACCGGCTGGAAGTAGCGCGAACCTTCGGCGCGACCGCGTGCGTGAATAATTTAAGTGGCGACCCGGTGGCTGAAATCATGAAGCTGACCGGTGGCATTGGCGTGGATTGCGCAATCGAAGCGGTCGGTGTGCCCGCCAGCTTCGAACTATGCGAATCGATCATTGCGCCTGGCGGCACCATCGCCAATGTGGGCGTGCATGGCGTGAAGGTCGATCTGCACATGGAATGCCTGTGGGATCGCAACATAACGATTACCACGCGACTGGTCGATACCGTCAGCACGCCCATGCTGCTAAAGACTGTGCGTTCCGGGCGTCTGGAAGCGGGCAAGCTTATCACCCACCGCTTTGCGCTGAACGACGTTTTAAAAGCGTACGAGACCTTCTCACAAGCCGCCGATACACATGCGCTCAAGGTGATTATCGAAGCTTAA
- a CDS encoding PAS domain S-box protein: MPSDRPSSPLPSGAPAGDELVSNAFPHALSDIHFRLLVDAVQDYAIFMLDPDGRVASWNRGAQSIKGYAAREIIGQHFSVFYTQEDIAAAKPRTELALAASEGRIEDEGWRVRKDGSRFWANVTITAIRAPDGALRGFAKVTRDMTDRLRLLELQHASALSLHVQSAREEERTRIARELHDDLGQQLVALKMDIALLDQAATEDGKTARHTIAQTIALQVQIDSIIASARRIAGGLRPPMLDDLGLAAALEWLAAEFRNRYGLAVTVLNKADQLALSPTAATAIFRMVQEALTNVTRHSEATRVSVEMHVMQDEFRLHIEDNGKGTTLDRNRNKDNFGLLGMQERVRQLHGRVTFDSAPGDGFRIDICLAANAVKANHDGT, translated from the coding sequence GTGCCAAGCGACCGACCCTCCTCACCTCTGCCTAGCGGCGCACCAGCGGGCGACGAGCTCGTCAGCAACGCATTTCCTCATGCCCTGAGCGATATCCACTTCAGGCTGCTTGTCGACGCGGTACAGGACTACGCGATCTTCATGCTTGATCCGGACGGGCGTGTCGCGAGCTGGAACCGCGGCGCGCAAAGCATCAAGGGCTACGCGGCCCGGGAAATCATCGGGCAGCACTTTTCGGTTTTCTATACGCAGGAAGACATTGCGGCGGCCAAGCCGCGCACGGAGCTGGCGCTTGCTGCATCGGAAGGCCGCATTGAAGACGAAGGCTGGCGTGTGCGCAAGGACGGTTCGCGCTTTTGGGCGAACGTAACCATCACCGCGATCCGCGCGCCCGACGGTGCGCTTCGCGGCTTTGCCAAAGTGACGCGGGACATGACGGATCGCCTGCGACTGTTAGAGCTTCAGCATGCCAGCGCGTTGTCTTTACACGTGCAGAGCGCACGCGAGGAAGAAAGAACCCGGATTGCACGCGAGCTCCATGACGACCTCGGCCAGCAACTGGTCGCACTCAAGATGGATATCGCCTTGCTGGATCAGGCCGCGACGGAAGACGGCAAAACCGCGCGTCATACCATTGCGCAGACGATTGCATTGCAAGTGCAAATTGATTCGATCATTGCCTCGGCACGGCGCATTGCGGGCGGTCTGCGTCCGCCCATGCTCGACGACCTGGGCCTTGCGGCTGCACTCGAATGGCTTGCGGCAGAATTTCGTAATCGCTACGGGCTCGCCGTCACCGTGCTGAACAAGGCGGATCAACTGGCGTTATCGCCAACAGCTGCAACCGCCATTTTCCGCATGGTGCAGGAAGCGCTGACCAACGTTACGCGTCACTCCGAAGCCACCCGGGTAAGCGTCGAGATGCACGTCATGCAAGATGAATTCCGGCTGCACATTGAGGATAACGGCAAAGGAACGACGCTCGATCGAAATAGGAACAAGGATAACTTCGGACTACTCGGCATGCAGGAACGGGTACGCCAATTGCATGGACGAGTAACATTCGACAGTGCGCCGGGCGACGGATTTCGAATCGACATCTGTTTGGCCGCCAACGCTGTCAAGGCGAACCACGACGGCACCTAA
- a CDS encoding response regulator transcription factor: MTRVLIADDHALVRDGLRHILLSANGLEVAGEASDGATTMAMIRATPADVLVLDLSMPGRNGVELLKQIKDEKPALRILVLTMHAEQQYAVRAFKAGASGYLTKESASAELVTAVSKVAAGGVYVSLAMAERLAQSLNEPADDLPHRRLSDREFEVFRRIAAGETITQIAQALSVSAKTVSTYKTRILEKMQMPHDTALVRYAMRHKLFDDDCDA, from the coding sequence ATGACCCGAGTATTGATCGCCGATGACCACGCCCTCGTGCGTGACGGGCTACGCCATATCCTGCTCAGCGCGAACGGCCTTGAAGTCGCTGGTGAAGCCAGCGACGGCGCTACCACCATGGCGATGATCCGCGCCACGCCGGCGGACGTGCTGGTCCTCGACCTGTCCATGCCCGGCAGGAACGGCGTCGAACTGCTCAAGCAGATCAAGGACGAGAAACCGGCGCTGCGCATCCTGGTCCTGACAATGCATGCTGAACAGCAATACGCGGTACGTGCGTTCAAGGCGGGGGCATCGGGTTATCTGACCAAGGAAAGCGCGAGCGCCGAACTGGTCACGGCGGTGAGCAAGGTCGCGGCGGGCGGCGTGTACGTGAGCCTCGCCATGGCCGAGCGGCTAGCACAAAGCCTGAACGAACCAGCCGACGACCTGCCGCACCGGCGTCTTTCCGACCGCGAATTCGAAGTATTCCGGCGGATCGCCGCGGGTGAAACGATCACGCAGATCGCCCAGGCGCTGTCGGTGAGCGCCAAGACTGTCAGCACGTACAAAACTCGCATCCTCGAAAAAATGCAGATGCCGCACGACACCGCACTGGTCCGCTACGCCATGCGCCACAAGCTCTTCGACGACGACTGCGACGCCTGA
- a CDS encoding cupin domain-containing protein — translation MSAKVDELAKKLIRNFNDIEKTAEVRLPLYETLSARLGTGTAAKHLGASIDIVAAGKRSCPYHFHHAQEEMFVILEGDGTLRVADELIPIRAGDVIFIPPGPEYPHQIINSSEAQLKYLSVGTRHDPEVVEYPDSGKYQAIVRGKEEGPLLVIQRKANSLDYWDDEP, via the coding sequence ATGAGCGCGAAGGTCGATGAGCTTGCTAAGAAGTTGATACGAAATTTCAACGACATTGAGAAAACGGCGGAAGTTCGTTTGCCTCTATATGAGACCCTCAGTGCGCGGCTCGGAACGGGTACTGCCGCGAAACACCTCGGCGCATCAATTGATATTGTCGCGGCCGGAAAGCGCTCATGTCCGTATCACTTTCACCACGCGCAAGAGGAAATGTTCGTTATCCTCGAAGGGGATGGAACGCTGCGCGTTGCGGACGAACTCATCCCGATCCGGGCCGGCGATGTAATTTTCATTCCTCCCGGCCCAGAATATCCGCATCAGATCATTAATTCATCTGAAGCGCAGCTCAAATACCTCTCGGTTGGCACACGACACGACCCGGAAGTCGTCGAATACCCGGACTCAGGGAAGTACCAGGCGATCGTTCGCGGCAAGGAGGAAGGTCCCCTCCTCGTTATTCAGCGAAAAGCTAATTCCCTTGACTACTGGGATGATGAACCGTAA
- a CDS encoding universal stress protein → MYKRILVALDGSVSASLALEEALKLAQAVDATLMVACVVSHDVCDLVGVIGEQAADAGAHWQLDHVRDLCERSGVRCITQIIDAHGASIPDALMQAAQAFEADLIVMGAHGPRGVRRHLIGSVAETVLRSSHVPVLTVRDDQRDEEHDDKHDAALAL, encoded by the coding sequence ATGTACAAACGAATTCTGGTAGCGCTCGACGGCAGCGTCAGCGCGAGCCTCGCGCTTGAAGAGGCGCTCAAGCTGGCGCAAGCGGTGGATGCAACGTTGATGGTGGCGTGCGTTGTCTCGCACGACGTTTGCGATCTCGTGGGAGTTATCGGAGAACAAGCGGCCGATGCGGGCGCGCACTGGCAACTCGATCATGTGCGCGACTTGTGCGAGCGCAGCGGGGTACGCTGCATTACTCAGATAATTGATGCGCACGGCGCGAGCATCCCGGACGCCCTCATGCAGGCGGCCCAGGCATTCGAAGCGGATCTCATCGTCATGGGGGCGCATGGGCCGCGTGGCGTGCGCCGGCATTTGATCGGCAGCGTTGCGGAAACGGTTTTGCGGTCGAGTCATGTTCCGGTCCTCACCGTTCGTGACGATCAGCGTGACGAGGAACACGACGACAAGCACGACGCGGCGCTCGCGCTCTAG
- a CDS encoding universal stress protein gives MYTRILVPIDGSETSAHALDAALELAHEHDAELKPVYVVDVPQLMYSGPACDPSLVREAFVKEGSLVLADAAAKMLRAGVKGSTLVVEVDPLGDDIAQRITAAAKDFSADLVVMGTHGRRGWRRLVLGSVAERFLRISTRPVLLVPLHSAERREPRKASTPDVAGASL, from the coding sequence ATGTACACCCGCATTCTCGTTCCTATCGACGGTAGTGAAACGTCGGCGCACGCCCTCGACGCCGCGCTGGAACTCGCTCACGAACACGACGCGGAACTCAAGCCGGTTTATGTGGTGGACGTGCCGCAATTGATGTATTCGGGGCCGGCCTGCGATCCGTCGCTCGTACGCGAGGCCTTTGTCAAAGAGGGTTCACTGGTGCTGGCCGACGCTGCCGCCAAGATGCTGCGCGCGGGTGTCAAAGGTTCGACACTCGTTGTTGAAGTCGATCCTTTGGGAGACGATATCGCCCAAAGGATCACGGCCGCCGCAAAAGATTTCAGCGCTGATCTCGTGGTCATGGGCACGCACGGCCGGCGCGGCTGGCGCAGGCTCGTGCTGGGCAGCGTGGCCGAGCGTTTCTTGCGGATTTCGACCCGGCCAGTGCTATTGGTACCGCTGCATTCCGCGGAAAGAAGGGAACCACGCAAAGCGAGCACGCCGGACGTTGCCGGCGCGTCTTTATAA
- a CDS encoding UDP-glucose 4-epimerase → MALTGQVTGDGWSVSTHSIPVDGGFCCEVHVAHGGAAGEFKHQFRHSKIFAREWETVLDGLREGVVWISLKRAETIHL, encoded by the coding sequence ATGGCACTGACGGGTCAAGTGACGGGGGACGGCTGGAGCGTTTCCACCCACAGCATTCCTGTCGACGGCGGCTTTTGCTGTGAAGTGCACGTTGCCCATGGCGGCGCGGCAGGTGAATTCAAACATCAGTTCCGGCATTCGAAAATCTTTGCGCGCGAGTGGGAGACGGTACTCGACGGCTTGCGCGAGGGCGTGGTGTGGATCAGCCTGAAACGCGCGGAAACGATTCATCTGTAG
- a CDS encoding OmpW family protein — protein MLSAVLSAVCVPAQADQGDILARVRAISIQPGVSAGGTLGSIGTGVNNAIVPELDFVYMVRPSIGIELILATSRHQVTSNAGALGGVNVLPPTLLLQYYFNAPGKVRPYVGAGVNYTLFYNNGLHAGDTPVSIKNSSFGPALQAGVDVQVARNLFVNFDIKKIWMRTSASADGASLGSLKIDPLVVGVGVGMRF, from the coding sequence CTGTTGAGCGCGGTTTTGTCGGCGGTATGCGTGCCGGCACAGGCCGATCAGGGCGACATTCTTGCGCGCGTCAGGGCAATCAGCATCCAGCCCGGTGTTTCCGCGGGCGGCACACTGGGAAGCATCGGGACGGGTGTCAACAACGCCATCGTTCCCGAGCTCGATTTTGTCTATATGGTGCGCCCGAGTATTGGCATCGAGTTGATTCTTGCCACGTCGCGTCATCAGGTAACGTCGAACGCAGGGGCGCTTGGCGGCGTGAACGTCCTGCCGCCTACGCTCTTGCTTCAGTACTATTTCAACGCGCCCGGCAAGGTTCGCCCCTACGTTGGCGCGGGCGTGAACTACACGCTGTTCTATAACAACGGGCTGCACGCCGGAGATACGCCCGTATCGATCAAGAACTCGAGCTTCGGCCCCGCGCTGCAAGCGGGTGTCGACGTGCAGGTCGCGCGCAATCTGTTCGTCAACTTCGACATCAAGAAGATCTGGATGCGCACCAGCGCGTCGGCAGACGGCGCATCGCTTGGGTCGCTCAAGATCGACCCCCTGGTGGTCGGCGTTGGCGTTGGCATGCGTTTCTGA
- a CDS encoding CBS domain-containing protein, producing MRAVDVMTRKVITVGPGTTVREAARLFADNHISGAPVVDDEGRLLGMLTEGDLIHRAEIGTQARRRSWWLEFFASTQNLAATYIKENARLVKDVMTPKVITVKETTSVREIADLLERHRIKRVPVLYDGELLGIVSRANLVKALASVPKDAGVTKPDADQTLRDAVIRELGGHRWAVAAENVIVNDGTVHLWGVVTSREQARAMCIAAEKVPGVKGVEDHTDAPMMIPSM from the coding sequence ATGCGAGCAGTCGATGTCATGACCAGGAAGGTCATTACCGTGGGACCCGGCACGACTGTGCGAGAGGCCGCGCGCCTGTTTGCCGACAATCACATCAGCGGTGCACCGGTAGTGGACGATGAGGGCCGCTTGCTCGGCATGCTCACCGAGGGTGACCTCATCCATAGAGCCGAGATCGGCACGCAAGCCCGGCGACGTTCATGGTGGCTTGAATTTTTCGCGTCGACGCAGAATCTTGCCGCAACGTATATCAAGGAGAACGCGCGCCTGGTTAAGGACGTCATGACGCCCAAGGTGATTACCGTCAAGGAGACCACCTCGGTCAGAGAAATAGCCGACCTTCTGGAGCGGCACCGGATCAAGCGCGTTCCGGTGTTGTACGACGGAGAGCTTCTCGGCATTGTTAGCCGGGCAAATCTGGTGAAGGCGTTGGCAAGCGTTCCGAAGGACGCAGGCGTAACCAAGCCGGACGCCGACCAGACCCTGCGCGACGCGGTTATCCGGGAACTTGGCGGTCACCGTTGGGCCGTGGCCGCCGAGAACGTTATTGTGAATGACGGCACGGTTCATCTATGGGGTGTTGTCACGTCGCGCGAGCAAGCGCGTGCCATGTGCATTGCCGCTGAAAAGGTGCCAGGCGTCAAGGGCGTGGAAGACCATACCGATGCCCCCATGATGATTCCCTCGATGTAA
- a CDS encoding universal stress protein yields MSYKSIVVQLDMSARAQPRLEYALRLALQFDAHLTGVFSAFSPDPRSFYVMAGTADYYEEHRKTRQQRHGALERIFHAELLRAGVRGQWIDYPDSAGEAIPRYARYADLVVAGQDDPDDPEAFISDHFPETLVMTSGRPVLFIPYTGVFPTLGANIMVAWNGSRESARAVHDAMPLLQRAEKVTVVRLNESKDEQGANRIPGADIALLLARHDVKAEVAAIDDINDVPMGDMLLTGAADLGADLIVMGAYGHSRWQELVMGGATRTMLASMPIPVLMSH; encoded by the coding sequence ATGAGCTACAAAAGCATCGTTGTTCAACTCGACATGAGCGCGCGCGCCCAGCCACGCCTCGAATATGCGTTGCGTCTCGCCTTACAATTCGACGCGCACCTGACCGGCGTGTTCTCGGCGTTCAGTCCAGATCCGCGTTCTTTCTATGTCATGGCCGGAACGGCGGACTACTACGAAGAGCACCGTAAAACCCGCCAGCAACGTCACGGCGCGCTCGAACGGATCTTTCACGCGGAACTGCTGCGCGCGGGCGTGAGAGGCCAGTGGATCGACTATCCCGATTCCGCCGGCGAAGCGATTCCTCGTTATGCCCGCTACGCGGATCTGGTCGTGGCGGGCCAGGACGATCCAGACGATCCGGAAGCATTTATCTCCGATCATTTCCCCGAAACGCTCGTAATGACCTCGGGCCGCCCTGTGCTGTTCATTCCCTACACCGGCGTGTTCCCCACGCTTGGTGCGAACATCATGGTCGCGTGGAACGGCAGCCGCGAGTCGGCCCGCGCGGTCCACGACGCCATGCCGCTGTTGCAGCGCGCCGAAAAAGTCACCGTCGTCAGGCTCAACGAGTCGAAAGACGAGCAGGGTGCCAACCGCATTCCAGGCGCCGACATCGCGCTCCTGCTCGCTCGGCACGACGTCAAGGCCGAAGTGGCGGCAATCGACGATATCAATGACGTGCCCATGGGCGACATGCTGCTTACGGGCGCGGCGGACCTGGGCGCCGACCTCATCGTCATGGGCGCGTATGGCCACTCGCGCTGGCAGGAACTCGTGATGGGCGGTGCAACGCGCACCATGCTGGCGTCCATGCCCATACCCGTATTGATGTCACATTGA